The Pseudomonas asiatica genome has a segment encoding these proteins:
- the dmeF gene encoding CDF family Co(II)/Ni(II) efflux transporter DmeF, translating to MATQTSDRWQHSHQFHTSNLGAERKTRLAVWLTAVMMVAEITGGWFFNSMALLADGWHMSSHALALGLSLLAYAAARRYAGDRRFAFGTWKIEILGGYSSALLLLGVAGLMAFQSVERLLAPGPIRYDEAIFIAAVGLAVNLICAWLLRDDHHHHDHHHHDHGHHHHDLNLRSAYLHVMADAATSVLAIVALLAGKYWGAGWLDPVMGLVGALLVALWARGLLRDTGWVLLDAEMDAPVVEEIRAVVAQLPVPASITDLHVWRVGKDQYACILGLAAQAELSADSVRQALGVHEELAHITVEVNRLA from the coding sequence ATGGCGACACAAACCTCAGACCGCTGGCAGCACAGCCACCAGTTCCATACCAGCAACCTGGGCGCCGAGCGCAAGACGCGCCTGGCCGTTTGGCTGACCGCGGTGATGATGGTGGCGGAAATTACCGGTGGCTGGTTCTTCAATTCCATGGCGTTGCTGGCCGACGGCTGGCACATGAGCTCCCACGCCCTGGCCCTGGGCCTGTCGCTGCTGGCCTATGCCGCCGCGCGGCGTTATGCCGGCGACCGGCGCTTTGCCTTCGGCACCTGGAAGATCGAGATTCTCGGCGGCTACTCCAGCGCCCTGCTGTTGCTGGGCGTGGCCGGGCTGATGGCATTCCAGTCGGTGGAGCGCCTGCTGGCACCGGGGCCGATCCGCTATGACGAGGCGATCTTCATCGCCGCCGTGGGCCTGGCCGTCAACCTGATCTGCGCCTGGCTGCTGCGTGACGACCATCACCATCACGATCATCATCACCATGACCACGGCCACCATCACCACGACCTGAACCTGCGCTCGGCCTACCTGCATGTGATGGCCGACGCCGCGACTTCGGTGCTGGCTATCGTCGCCCTGCTGGCCGGCAAGTACTGGGGCGCCGGCTGGCTCGACCCGGTCATGGGCCTGGTCGGTGCGCTGCTGGTGGCGCTGTGGGCCCGCGGGCTGCTGCGCGATACCGGGTGGGTGCTGCTGGATGCGGAGATGGACGCGCCGGTAGTGGAAGAAATCCGCGCGGTGGTCGCGCAGCTGCCGGTGCCGGCCAGCATCACCGACCTGCACGTGTGGCGCGTGGGCAAGGACCAGTACGCCTGCATTCTTGGCCTGGCCGCCCAGGCCGAACTCAGCGCCGACAGCGTGCGCCAGGCCCTGGGCGTACACGAAGAACTGGCGCACATCACCGTCGAGGTCAACCGCCTGGCATAG
- a CDS encoding serine/threonine protein phosphatase: protein MSPSREPGLIRRGVFWLLLLGPLFFLSYGMANNHTAGRSDVGSLVFGWESRMPLWPWTIIPYWSIDLLYGLSFLLPRTRQEMDRHALALLTAQLISVSCFLLWPLRFTFERPELGGVFGWMFDVLMGFDKPFNQAPSLHIALLVIIWTMFARHVQRQPWRWLMHGWMALIGVSVLTTWQHHFIDVPTGALAGFVCVWLWPYRGQLPWQQVRLARDAKRWRLALFYTVGGLLCAVPVVALGGAWLWLSWPAVSLALVALNYGVLGAGGFQKGADGRLSHAASWLLAPYLVGAWVNSRLWTWRHPQADEVCDGVYLGRIPGCGAQFAAVVDLCAELPCHVQDSADNCRSGLVSRKGCEAAPAISAAKLKIWDRFAALSRHKAAPTQVASAVGYACFPTLDLIAPESPLLHQAAIAIERLRSQGPVLVCCALGYSRSASAVAAWLVLTGRCTDARQAEALIRKARPGVLLHSAHRQALQQLGTQP from the coding sequence ATGAGCCCATCACGCGAGCCCGGGCTGATCCGCCGGGGCGTATTCTGGCTTCTGCTGCTGGGGCCGCTGTTTTTCCTCAGCTACGGGATGGCGAACAATCACACCGCCGGGCGCAGTGATGTCGGCAGCCTGGTGTTCGGCTGGGAAAGCCGCATGCCGTTGTGGCCGTGGACGATCATCCCGTACTGGTCGATCGACCTGCTCTACGGTTTGTCCTTCCTGCTGCCGCGCACGCGCCAGGAAATGGACCGGCACGCGCTGGCGCTGCTCACCGCGCAGCTGATCAGCGTCAGCTGCTTCCTGCTCTGGCCGCTGCGCTTCACCTTCGAGCGGCCGGAACTGGGCGGGGTGTTCGGCTGGATGTTCGATGTGCTGATGGGCTTCGACAAGCCGTTCAACCAGGCGCCTTCACTGCATATTGCCCTGCTGGTGATCATCTGGACGATGTTTGCCCGGCACGTGCAGCGCCAGCCCTGGCGTTGGCTGATGCATGGCTGGATGGCACTGATCGGGGTGTCGGTGCTGACCACCTGGCAGCACCATTTCATCGACGTGCCGACCGGGGCATTGGCGGGGTTCGTCTGCGTATGGTTGTGGCCATATCGGGGGCAGCTGCCCTGGCAGCAGGTGCGCCTTGCGCGGGATGCCAAGCGTTGGCGGTTGGCGTTGTTCTATACAGTGGGTGGGCTGCTGTGCGCAGTGCCTGTCGTTGCGTTGGGCGGCGCCTGGCTGTGGTTGAGCTGGCCGGCTGTATCGCTGGCTTTGGTGGCGCTGAACTATGGCGTGCTCGGTGCAGGCGGGTTTCAGAAAGGCGCCGATGGGCGCTTGTCGCATGCAGCCAGCTGGCTGCTGGCGCCTTATCTGGTGGGGGCGTGGGTCAACTCGCGGTTGTGGACCTGGCGGCACCCGCAGGCGGATGAAGTGTGTGATGGCGTCTACCTTGGGCGGATTCCTGGGTGTGGCGCGCAGTTCGCTGCGGTGGTCGATTTGTGCGCAGAGCTACCGTGCCATGTTCAGGACAGCGCGGACAATTGTAGGAGCGGCCTTGTGTCGCGAAAGGGCTGCGAAGCGGCCCCAGCAATATCTGCTGCGAAGCTGAAAATCTGGGACCGCTTCGCAGCCCTTTCGCGACACAAGGCCGCTCCTACACAGGTCGCGTCCGCCGTTGGCTACGCATGTTTTCCTACCCTGGACCTGATCGCCCCGGAAAGCCCATTGCTGCACCAGGCCGCCATCGCTATCGAACGCCTGCGCTCCCAAGGCCCGGTGCTGGTCTGTTGCGCCCTGGGCTATTCGCGCAGTGCCAGCGCCGTGGCCGCCTGGCTGGTGCTCACGGGCCGCTGCACTGACGCTCGCCAGGCCGAGGCGCTGATCCGCAAGGCCCGCCCCGGCGTGCTCCTGCACAGCGCACACCGCCAGGCCTTGCAACAGCTAGGGACACAACCATGA
- a CDS encoding type II toxin-antitoxin system HicA family toxin, with product MRSREVIQLIEADGWYQVDVKGSHHQFRHPKKRGRVTVPHPKSELPKGTVRSILKQAGLIQANGTVSTSINGGSQ from the coding sequence ATGCGCAGTCGTGAAGTTATCCAGCTTATCGAAGCCGACGGCTGGTATCAGGTTGATGTGAAAGGTAGTCATCACCAGTTCAGGCACCCGAAAAAAAGGGGGCGAGTCACGGTTCCTCATCCCAAGAGTGAGCTCCCCAAGGGCACAGTACGCAGCATCTTGAAGCAGGCTGGCTTGATTCAAGCCAACGGCACTGTCAGCACGAGCATCAACGGAGGTAGTCAATGA
- a CDS encoding LysR family transcriptional regulator, with product MQKDLTSLSALNWDDLKFFLEVARTRKASSAAKRLSVDYTTVSRRISSLEGALGTLLFEKSRTNGFVLTAEGQRLLGYAESIESTLHMACEQVSGSGVALSGHVRMGCTEGFGSFFVTPQLSHFVDAYPAISVDILPLPHFISLSKREADIVIALERPEHGPYVCCKLCDYRLRLYATQGYLDSHAPINQIADLARHPFISYVDDLAFSSELLYLANLIPSASAHLRSTSVIAQYTAALQGRGLAILPCFLAAQDPRLVTVLPEEIEVTRQFWMYCREDLRKLKRITLLWDYIRGVTEANAPLLMGETREMRFAQE from the coding sequence ATGCAAAAAGACCTCACATCCCTGAGCGCGCTCAACTGGGACGACCTGAAGTTCTTCCTTGAAGTGGCGCGTACCCGCAAGGCCAGCAGCGCCGCCAAGCGCCTGAGCGTGGACTACACCACGGTGTCGCGGCGCATCAGCTCGCTGGAGGGGGCGCTGGGCACCTTGCTGTTCGAGAAATCCCGGACCAACGGCTTTGTCCTCACCGCCGAGGGCCAGCGCCTGCTTGGCTATGCCGAGTCGATCGAGAGCACGCTGCACATGGCCTGCGAGCAGGTGTCCGGGTCGGGCGTGGCGTTGTCGGGGCATGTACGCATGGGCTGCACCGAAGGCTTCGGCAGCTTCTTCGTCACCCCGCAGCTAAGCCACTTCGTCGATGCCTACCCGGCGATTTCGGTGGATATCCTGCCGCTGCCGCACTTCATCAGCCTGTCCAAGCGCGAGGCGGACATAGTCATCGCCCTGGAGCGGCCGGAGCATGGGCCTTATGTGTGCTGCAAGCTGTGCGACTACCGCTTGCGGCTGTACGCGACCCAGGGCTACCTGGACAGCCATGCACCGATCAACCAGATCGCGGACCTGGCCAGGCACCCGTTCATCAGCTACGTGGACGACCTGGCGTTCAGTTCGGAGCTGCTGTACCTGGCCAACCTGATCCCCAGCGCCAGCGCGCATTTGCGCAGTACCAGCGTGATTGCGCAGTACACGGCTGCGTTGCAGGGGCGTGGGCTGGCGATCTTGCCGTGCTTCCTTGCGGCGCAGGACCCGCGGCTGGTGACGGTGTTGCCGGAGGAGATCGAGGTGACACGCCAGTTCTGGATGTATTGCCGGGAGGATTTGAGGAAGTTGAAGCGGATTACCCTGCTGTGGGATTACATTCGCGGGGTGACCGAGGCGAATGCACCGTTGTTGATGGGGGAGACCCGAGAGATGCGGTTTGCTCAGGAATAA
- a CDS encoding CatB-related O-acetyltransferase, with protein sequence MFKIIESIKTARYKRIVRSHGGKIAAGPSTFSKYASADLEEYVQLGHIKIRSSQVGIGAYTYIRSGTHLSFVSSIGRFCSIGSDCVIGQEKHTHPSSWVSTHPFQYEDGGNLEYRADEALAQIGHDVWIGAGATVLAGVKVGTGAIIATQALVSRDVPPYAIVGGNPAKVIKYRHAEDIIARLMDSEWWDLDTATLRELNLAEPEKFLRSIEDRTSRNKVNYRVVCLSQKGVKPLKSDHS encoded by the coding sequence ATGTTCAAGATAATAGAGTCAATCAAAACCGCTCGTTACAAGCGAATAGTCAGGTCTCACGGGGGTAAGATTGCTGCCGGGCCATCAACATTCAGTAAATATGCCAGTGCGGATCTAGAGGAATATGTTCAGCTGGGCCATATAAAAATCCGATCTTCCCAAGTTGGGATTGGTGCTTACACCTATATTAGAAGTGGTACCCATCTTTCATTTGTATCTTCCATAGGTCGATTCTGCTCCATTGGCTCCGATTGTGTCATTGGTCAAGAGAAACACACACACCCATCCTCCTGGGTAAGTACCCATCCATTTCAGTATGAAGATGGAGGAAATCTGGAGTACCGAGCTGATGAAGCGCTTGCCCAGATAGGTCACGACGTATGGATTGGCGCCGGAGCCACTGTCCTTGCAGGCGTGAAGGTCGGGACCGGAGCCATCATCGCGACCCAGGCTTTGGTGTCGCGTGATGTGCCGCCGTATGCGATCGTGGGTGGGAATCCGGCAAAAGTCATCAAGTATCGACATGCTGAAGACATCATTGCCAGGCTCATGGACAGCGAGTGGTGGGATTTGGATACTGCTACCTTGAGAGAGCTGAATCTGGCAGAACCGGAAAAGTTCCTGAGGTCTATCGAAGATCGTACCTCGCGAAACAAAGTCAACTACAGAGTCGTTTGTCTTTCTCAGAAGGGTGTGAAACCTTTGAAGAGTGACCACTCCTAG
- a CDS encoding OmpA family protein yields the protein MIQALRFPLWALLLAVLALTGCQSAPPKGLTAEQIAVLKREGFTPTDEGWAYDLSGKVLFGSDLDSLNSQSQAIVERIGKALLGVGIQGVRVDGHADSSGKAAYNQQLSERRAQSVARALVGVGMPAQNIQSRGLGSSQPVANNRTSAGRTENRRVSIVVASY from the coding sequence GTGATACAGGCTTTGCGTTTCCCCCTTTGGGCCTTGTTGCTTGCCGTGCTGGCGCTGACCGGCTGCCAGAGCGCTCCGCCCAAAGGCCTGACCGCCGAGCAGATTGCCGTGCTCAAGCGTGAAGGCTTTACCCCGACCGACGAAGGCTGGGCCTACGATTTGTCCGGCAAGGTGCTGTTCGGCAGCGACCTGGACAGCCTCAACAGCCAGAGCCAGGCGATTGTCGAACGCATTGGCAAGGCGCTGCTCGGCGTTGGCATCCAGGGCGTGCGGGTGGATGGGCATGCCGACTCATCCGGCAAGGCGGCGTATAACCAGCAGCTGTCCGAGCGCCGCGCGCAGAGCGTGGCCAGGGCGCTGGTCGGGGTAGGCATGCCGGCGCAGAACATCCAGTCCCGCGGGCTGGGCAGCAGCCAGCCGGTGGCGAACAACCGCACCAGCGCCGGGCGCACCGAGAACCGGCGGGTGTCCATTGTGGTGGCTTCCTACTGA
- a CDS encoding CoA-acylating methylmalonate-semialdehyde dehydrogenase: MNAPQSPNQTKIEQVKLLIDGQWVESTTTEWRDIVNPATQEVLARVPFATVEEVDAAVAAAQRAFQTWRNTPIGARMRIMLKLQALIRENTKRIAQVLSAEQGKTLADAEGDIFRGLEVVEHAASIGTLQMGEFAENVAGGVDTYTLRQPIGVCAGITPFNFPAMIPLWMFPMAIVCGNTFVLKPSEQDPLSTMLLVELALEAGVPAGVLNVVHGGKQVVDAICTHQDIKAISFVGSTEVGTHVYNLGSQHGKRVQSMMGAKNHAVVLPDANRTQTVNALVGAAFGAAGQRCMATSVAVLVGKAREWLPDIKDAASKLKVNAGCEPGTDVGPVVSKRAKERVLGLIESGIKEGAKLELDGRDVTVPGYEQGNFIGPTLFSGVKTDMQVYTQEIFGPVLVTLEVDTLDEAIALVNANPFGNGTGLFTQSGAAARKFQSEIDIGQVGINIPIPVPVPFFSFTGSRGSKLGDLGPYGKQVVQFYTQTKTVTARWFDDDSVNDGVNTTISLR; encoded by the coding sequence ATGAACGCACCGCAATCCCCTAACCAGACCAAAATCGAGCAGGTCAAGCTGCTGATCGACGGCCAATGGGTCGAGTCCACGACCACCGAATGGCGCGACATCGTCAACCCGGCCACCCAAGAGGTGCTGGCGCGCGTACCGTTCGCCACCGTCGAAGAAGTCGACGCGGCCGTGGCCGCTGCCCAACGTGCCTTCCAGACCTGGCGTAACACGCCGATCGGCGCGCGCATGCGCATCATGCTCAAGCTGCAGGCGCTGATCCGCGAAAACACCAAACGCATCGCCCAGGTCCTCAGTGCCGAGCAGGGCAAGACCCTGGCCGACGCCGAAGGCGATATCTTCCGCGGCCTGGAAGTGGTCGAGCACGCCGCCTCCATCGGCACCCTGCAGATGGGCGAGTTCGCCGAGAACGTTGCCGGCGGCGTCGATACCTACACCCTGCGCCAGCCGATCGGCGTGTGCGCCGGCATCACCCCGTTCAACTTCCCGGCGATGATCCCGCTGTGGATGTTCCCCATGGCCATCGTCTGCGGCAACACCTTCGTGCTCAAACCGTCCGAGCAGGACCCGCTGTCGACCATGCTGCTGGTCGAACTGGCGCTGGAAGCCGGCGTACCGGCTGGCGTGCTCAACGTGGTGCATGGCGGCAAGCAAGTGGTGGATGCCATTTGCACCCACCAGGACATCAAGGCGATTTCCTTCGTCGGCTCCACCGAAGTGGGCACCCACGTGTACAACCTGGGCAGCCAGCACGGCAAGCGCGTGCAGTCGATGATGGGCGCCAAGAACCACGCGGTGGTGCTGCCCGATGCCAACCGCACGCAAACCGTCAACGCCCTGGTCGGTGCCGCCTTCGGTGCAGCAGGCCAACGCTGCATGGCCACCTCGGTGGCGGTGTTGGTGGGCAAGGCTCGCGAATGGCTGCCGGATATCAAGGACGCGGCCAGCAAGCTCAAGGTCAATGCCGGTTGCGAGCCAGGCACCGATGTCGGCCCGGTGGTTTCCAAGCGCGCCAAGGAGCGTGTGCTGGGCCTGATCGAAAGCGGCATCAAGGAAGGCGCCAAGCTGGAACTCGACGGCCGTGACGTCACGGTGCCGGGCTACGAGCAAGGCAACTTCATTGGCCCGACCCTGTTCTCGGGCGTGAAGACTGACATGCAGGTGTACACCCAGGAAATCTTCGGCCCCGTGCTGGTGACCCTGGAAGTCGATACGCTCGACGAGGCCATCGCCCTGGTCAACGCCAACCCGTTCGGCAACGGCACCGGCCTGTTCACCCAGAGCGGCGCGGCAGCGCGCAAGTTCCAGAGCGAAATCGACATCGGCCAGGTCGGCATCAACATCCCGATCCCGGTCCCGGTACCGTTCTTCAGCTTCACCGGCTCGCGTGGTTCCAAGCTCGGCGACCTCGGCCCGTACGGCAAGCAAGTGGTGCAGTTCTACACTCAGACCAAGACCGTCACCGCCCGCTGGTTCGATGATGACAGCGTCAACGACGGTGTGAACACCACCATCAGCCTGCGCTAA
- a CDS encoding cupin domain-containing protein: MSDFITVLRETCPTPVVDATKWKRIGGDPHTVNLNAYLSADGSKIMGTWICTPGKFEVNYEKWEFCHFLDGYCIITPEGEEPKHLKAGDVFVIEPGMKGTWEVVETVRKYFVFA; the protein is encoded by the coding sequence ATGTCCGATTTCATCACCGTCCTGCGCGAAACCTGCCCGACGCCGGTCGTGGACGCCACCAAGTGGAAGCGCATCGGCGGCGATCCGCACACCGTCAACCTCAACGCCTATCTGTCAGCCGACGGCAGCAAGATCATGGGCACCTGGATCTGCACCCCGGGCAAGTTCGAGGTCAACTACGAGAAGTGGGAGTTCTGCCACTTCCTCGATGGCTACTGCATCATCACCCCGGAAGGCGAAGAGCCGAAGCACCTGAAAGCGGGTGATGTGTTCGTGATCGAACCGGGGATGAAAGGCACCTGGGAAGTGGTCGAGACCGTGCGCAAGTACTTTGTCTTTGCTTGA
- a CDS encoding metal/formaldehyde-sensitive transcriptional repressor, whose protein sequence is MAHTLKSKKQLLTRVRKIKGQAAALETALEQDKDCLAILQQIAAVRGAVNGLMAEVMEGHIREHLVADGLSAEERQDEADKVATLLRSYLK, encoded by the coding sequence ATGGCACATACCCTGAAGAGCAAGAAGCAGCTGCTGACCCGGGTGCGCAAGATCAAAGGCCAGGCCGCCGCCCTGGAGACAGCGCTGGAGCAGGACAAGGACTGCCTGGCGATACTGCAGCAGATCGCCGCCGTGCGCGGTGCGGTGAACGGGCTGATGGCCGAAGTGATGGAAGGGCATATCCGCGAACACCTGGTGGCGGACGGGCTGAGTGCCGAGGAGCGGCAGGACGAGGCGGACAAGGTGGCGACGTTGCTGCGGTCGTACCTCAAGTAG
- a CDS encoding lysophospholipid acyltransferase family protein: MLANLTAYLITSAARLITGARALWLGCTPLPVQRLYFANHSSHGDFVLLWASLPQPLRKRTRPVAGADYWAKPGIRDFLIRKVFNGVLINRQHSAGQGSPLQPILEAVAQGDSLIFFPEGTRNLGDEPLMPFRSGLYHLAAANPEVELVPVWIANLNRVMPKGRALPLPLLCTLSFGEPLHLQADESKQAFLERASQALLNLAPKDA; this comes from the coding sequence ATGCTCGCCAACCTGACCGCCTACCTCATCACTTCCGCCGCCCGCCTGATCACCGGCGCCCGCGCCCTGTGGCTGGGCTGCACGCCGCTGCCGGTGCAGCGCCTGTATTTCGCCAACCACAGCAGCCATGGCGACTTCGTACTGCTGTGGGCCTCGCTGCCACAACCGCTGCGCAAGCGTACCCGTCCGGTAGCCGGCGCCGACTACTGGGCCAAGCCGGGCATTCGCGACTTTCTCATCCGCAAGGTCTTCAATGGTGTGCTGATCAACCGGCAACACAGCGCTGGCCAGGGCAGCCCGTTGCAACCGATCCTCGAAGCCGTGGCCCAGGGCGACTCGCTGATCTTCTTCCCGGAGGGCACTCGCAATCTCGGCGACGAGCCGCTGATGCCGTTCAGGAGCGGGCTGTACCACCTGGCAGCAGCCAACCCCGAAGTCGAACTGGTGCCGGTATGGATAGCCAACCTCAACCGGGTGATGCCCAAGGGCCGTGCCTTGCCGTTGCCGTTGTTGTGCACATTGAGCTTTGGCGAGCCGCTGCACCTGCAGGCGGATGAAAGCAAGCAAGCCTTTCTCGAGCGGGCCAGCCAGGCCCTGCTGAACCTGGCCCCCAAGGATGCCTGA
- the mmsB gene encoding 3-hydroxyisobutyrate dehydrogenase yields MRIAFIGLGNMGAPMARNLIKAGHQLNLFDLNKAVLAELAELGGQISPSPKDAAANSELVITMLPAAAHVRSVYLNEDGVLAGIRPGTPTVDCSTIDPQTARDVSKAAAAKGVDMGDAPVSGGTGGAAAGTLTFMVGASTELFATLKPVLEQMGRNIVHCGEVGTGQIAKICNNLLLGISMIGVSEAMALGNALGIDTKVLAGIINSSTGRCWSSDTYNPWPGIIETAPASRGYTGGFGAELMLKDLGLATEAARQAHQPVILGAVAQQLYQAMSLRGEGGKDFSAIVEGYRKKD; encoded by the coding sequence ATGCGTATCGCATTCATCGGGCTCGGCAACATGGGCGCACCCATGGCCCGCAACCTGATCAAGGCCGGGCACCAACTGAACCTGTTCGACCTGAACAAGGCCGTGCTGGCCGAGCTGGCAGAACTGGGCGGGCAGATCAGCCCTTCGCCAAAGGACGCGGCGGCCAATAGCGAGCTGGTGATCACCATGCTGCCGGCTGCTGCCCATGTGCGCAGCGTGTACCTGAACGAAGACGGCGTGCTGGCCGGCATTCGCCCCGGCACGCCGACCGTGGATTGCAGCACCATCGACCCGCAGACTGCGCGTGATGTGTCCAAGGCCGCAGCGGCCAAGGGCGTGGACATGGGCGATGCGCCGGTGTCCGGTGGCACCGGCGGCGCGGCGGCAGGCACCCTGACCTTCATGGTCGGTGCCAGCACCGAGCTGTTTGCCACCCTCAAGCCGGTACTGGAGCAGATGGGCCGCAACATCGTGCACTGCGGTGAAGTCGGCACAGGGCAGATCGCCAAGATCTGCAACAACCTGCTGCTGGGCATCTCGATGATCGGCGTGTCCGAGGCCATGGCCCTGGGCAATGCGCTGGGCATCGACACCAAGGTGCTGGCCGGCATCATCAACAGTTCGACCGGGCGTTGCTGGAGCTCGGACACCTACAACCCGTGGCCGGGCATCATCGAAACCGCGCCGGCATCGCGTGGCTATACCGGTGGCTTTGGCGCCGAGCTGATGCTCAAGGACCTGGGGCTGGCCACCGAGGCTGCACGCCAGGCGCATCAACCGGTGATTCTGGGGGCTGTGGCCCAGCAGCTATATCAGGCCATGAGCCTGCGCGGCGAGGGTGGCAAGGACTTCTCGGCGATCGTCGAGGGTTACCGCAAGAAAGATTGA
- a CDS encoding phosphatidate cytidylyltransferase, producing the protein MDDNTLSLFAGIGALLLLASVIGRLLKWRAGQAPHAVIDNLNARINAWWVMVLVIGIAFLFGKYGVIVLFYGVSFYALREFMTLTPTRRSDYPALVAAFYVALPVQYVLIAMDWYGLFSIFIPVYLFLLLPILASFGGDTTRFLERASKVQWGLMIAVYCVSSVPALMTLDIPGYEGRNLLLIAWLILVVQISDVLQYVCGKLFGKHKVAPNLSPSKTVEGLAGGVALATLIGALLCWITPFTFWQAALMALAVNAMGFFGGLVMSAIKRDRGVKDWGHMIEGHGGMLDRMDSVCFAAPVFFHFVRYWWA; encoded by the coding sequence ATGGACGACAACACCCTTTCCCTGTTCGCCGGCATCGGCGCCCTGCTGCTGCTCGCCAGCGTGATCGGCCGCCTGCTCAAATGGCGCGCCGGCCAGGCACCGCACGCGGTGATCGACAACCTCAACGCCCGAATCAACGCCTGGTGGGTGATGGTACTGGTGATCGGCATCGCCTTCCTGTTCGGCAAGTACGGCGTGATCGTGCTGTTCTACGGCGTATCGTTCTATGCCTTGCGCGAGTTCATGACGCTCACCCCGACCCGGCGCAGCGACTACCCGGCACTGGTGGCGGCGTTCTATGTGGCGCTGCCGGTGCAGTACGTGCTGATCGCCATGGACTGGTACGGGTTGTTCAGCATCTTCATCCCGGTGTACCTGTTCCTGTTGCTGCCGATCCTGGCCAGCTTCGGCGGCGACACCACGCGCTTTCTCGAGCGTGCCTCGAAGGTGCAGTGGGGGCTGATGATCGCGGTGTACTGCGTGTCGTCGGTGCCGGCATTGATGACCCTGGACATCCCGGGTTACGAGGGCCGCAACTTGCTGCTGATTGCCTGGCTGATCCTGGTGGTGCAGATCAGCGACGTGCTGCAGTACGTGTGCGGCAAGCTGTTCGGCAAGCACAAGGTAGCGCCCAACCTGTCGCCATCCAAGACCGTCGAAGGCCTGGCCGGCGGCGTGGCACTGGCCACCCTGATCGGCGCCCTGCTGTGCTGGATCACCCCATTCACCTTCTGGCAGGCCGCACTCATGGCGCTGGCGGTGAACGCCATGGGTTTCTTCGGCGGGTTGGTGATGTCGGCGATCAAGCGCGACCGTGGGGTGAAGGACTGGGGGCACATGATCGAAGGCCACGGCGGCATGCTCGACCGCATGGATTCGGTATGCTTTGCCGCGCCGGTGTTCTTCCACTTTGTGCGGTATTGGTGGGCGTAG
- a CDS encoding type II toxin-antitoxin system HicB family antitoxin — protein sequence MKFPVVLHKDADSDYGVTVPDVPGCFSAGATVAKALENVQEALALHFEGLVADNEALPQAQEVDVHVANPDYEGGVWAVVDFDVTPYLGKAVRFNATLPENLLQRIDEKVKRDHRYASRSGFLASAALRELALSH from the coding sequence ATGAAATTCCCGGTCGTATTGCACAAAGACGCCGACTCGGACTACGGCGTGACCGTACCTGATGTGCCCGGTTGCTTCAGCGCCGGTGCCACTGTTGCAAAAGCACTGGAGAATGTTCAGGAAGCGCTGGCACTGCATTTTGAAGGGTTGGTCGCAGATAACGAGGCATTGCCGCAGGCACAGGAAGTCGACGTCCATGTGGCGAACCCTGACTATGAAGGTGGGGTCTGGGCCGTTGTGGATTTTGATGTCACCCCGTACCTGGGCAAGGCGGTTCGCTTCAATGCAACGCTGCCGGAAAACCTGCTTCAACGAATCGACGAAAAAGTGAAGCGTGATCATCGCTATGCGTCCCGCTCCGGTTTTCTGGCGTCGGCAGCACTGCGAGAGTTGGCCCTTTCGCACTGA